Proteins from one Nitrospinota bacterium genomic window:
- a CDS encoding multicopper oxidase domain-containing protein, which translates to MMYETHTFVVSGHGYRPERYDRDSRVTNALHVGIAERYDLATTAGGYQQMAGDYLVYDGRTSHLSEGSWSILRVLDEVQKDLQTLPGNEHIAKSAKTLCPTGAPVKNFSVVAINKALKFNPNTEDEIEVDFERKLILANAEAKIFALEGEVSKASDDGVMPHPLTLRANIGDCIKVKLTNRLKEGNASLHANNLAFDPLDSQGINVGNNPGDQTLAPGKSKVYTFYAHTDYNINGALLWDFGNLTTNVRDGLFGGIIIGPRGSVYRDPETGKDISQGNSWKADVIIDKSYPENAKLENYRDFALYFQDEDNILGTS; encoded by the coding sequence ATGATGTATGAAACCCATACCTTCGTGGTTTCCGGTCACGGTTACCGCCCGGAGCGTTATGACAGGGATTCCAGGGTTACTAACGCCCTTCATGTAGGGATCGCCGAGCGTTATGATCTGGCGACCACTGCGGGAGGTTATCAGCAGATGGCAGGAGACTATCTGGTTTACGATGGTCGAACCTCTCATTTGTCTGAAGGTAGTTGGTCTATCTTGAGAGTTTTGGATGAAGTACAAAAAGACCTGCAAACCTTGCCGGGCAATGAGCACATCGCAAAATCAGCGAAAACTCTTTGCCCAACAGGTGCACCGGTTAAGAATTTCAGTGTGGTAGCAATCAACAAAGCGCTGAAGTTCAATCCCAACACCGAGGATGAGATTGAAGTTGATTTCGAACGAAAACTCATCCTTGCCAACGCCGAAGCCAAGATTTTCGCTCTTGAGGGTGAAGTCAGCAAGGCGTCGGACGATGGCGTGATGCCGCATCCGTTGACGCTTCGTGCGAACATCGGAGACTGCATCAAGGTCAAACTGACCAACCGTTTGAAAGAAGGGAACGCTTCTCTGCACGCGAATAACCTCGCGTTCGATCCTCTGGATTCTCAGGGCATCAATGTCGGGAACAATCCTGGAGATCAGACGTTGGCACCCGGCAAGTCCAAAGTTTACACTTTCTATGCGCATACTGATTACAACATCAATGGCGCCTTGTTGTGGGACTTCGGTAATTTGACGACCAACGTTCGGGATGGTTTGTTCGGTGGCATCATCATCGGTCCGCGTGGATCGGTGTATCGGGATCCAGAGACTGGGAAAGACATCTCCCAGGGCAACTCCTGGAAAGCGGACGTGATCATCGACAAGTCGTATCCTGAGAATGCCAAGCTTGAGAACTACCGCGACTTCGCGTTGTACTTCCAGGACGAGGACAACATCCTCGGGACATCT